From Luteolibacter arcticus, one genomic window encodes:
- a CDS encoding MFS transporter has protein sequence MSTLPVPASDREVSRLRDLSPQQVRSGVAAWLGWLFDGLDMHLYTLVATAFVAGLLATGESDPEVGKKASIIQAAFLVGWALGGGFFGRVADLLGRSRALVLTILTYACFTGLSFFATEWWHLLVFRFLAALGIGGEWAVGASLLSETWPKSWRPWIAATLQSAVNCGILLACAAGALLAGKPPHWIFLVGILPAFITLWIRKSVPETEEWTEARKGQPAPRIRELFGPRVRRITLRVMLICAVSLTAHWTFMFWQQSYIRSLPEVGVAKEAKDHATVMALLWIMVGSIIGNFFAGLLAKHIGYGKAIALMLGGYFLVMWLTFSRGHDLHTVYFLFAITGLMQGCFGLFTMCLPPLFPVLLRSTGAGFCYNIGRILSAAGVVFFGIFNKVQGDFAGVLLMASWLFIPAALFALMLPTEEEA, from the coding sequence ATGAGCACCCTCCCCGTGCCCGCCAGCGATCGCGAGGTCAGCAGGCTTCGCGATCTCTCGCCGCAGCAGGTGCGCTCCGGCGTCGCCGCGTGGCTCGGCTGGCTCTTCGACGGGCTGGACATGCACCTCTACACGCTGGTGGCCACCGCCTTCGTGGCGGGGCTGCTGGCGACCGGCGAGTCCGACCCGGAGGTGGGCAAGAAGGCCTCCATCATCCAGGCGGCGTTCCTCGTCGGCTGGGCGCTTGGCGGCGGGTTCTTCGGGCGGGTCGCAGATCTGTTAGGCCGCAGCCGGGCACTGGTGCTCACGATCCTGACCTACGCCTGCTTCACCGGCCTGTCGTTCTTCGCGACCGAGTGGTGGCATTTGTTGGTCTTCCGATTCCTCGCCGCGCTGGGCATCGGCGGCGAATGGGCGGTCGGCGCGTCGCTGCTTTCGGAGACGTGGCCGAAGTCCTGGCGGCCGTGGATTGCCGCGACCCTGCAGAGCGCGGTGAACTGCGGCATCCTGCTCGCCTGCGCCGCCGGGGCGCTGCTCGCTGGCAAGCCACCGCACTGGATCTTCCTCGTGGGCATCCTGCCCGCCTTCATCACGCTGTGGATTCGCAAGTCGGTGCCGGAGACCGAGGAATGGACCGAGGCGCGCAAGGGCCAGCCCGCCCCACGCATCCGCGAACTCTTCGGCCCCAGGGTTCGCAGAATCACGCTGCGGGTTATGCTGATCTGCGCCGTCTCGCTCACCGCGCACTGGACCTTCATGTTCTGGCAGCAGAGCTACATCCGCAGCCTGCCCGAGGTCGGCGTGGCGAAGGAGGCCAAGGACCACGCGACCGTGATGGCGCTGCTGTGGATCATGGTCGGCTCCATCATCGGGAATTTCTTCGCGGGCCTCCTGGCCAAGCACATCGGCTACGGGAAAGCGATCGCGCTGATGCTCGGCGGCTACTTCCTCGTGATGTGGTTGACCTTCTCGCGTGGCCACGACCTGCACACCGTCTATTTCCTCTTCGCCATCACCGGCCTCATGCAGGGCTGCTTCGGCCTCTTCACAATGTGCCTGCCGCCGCTGTTCCCGGTACTGCTGCGAAGCACCGGCGCAGGATTCTGTTACAACATCGGCCGCATCCTCTCCGCCGCGGGCGTGGTCTTCTTCGGGATCTTCAACAAGGTTCAGGGCGACTTCGCCGGCGTGCTGCTCATGGCATCATGGCTGTTCATCCCCGCCGCGCTGTTCGCACTGATGCTGCCGACGGAAGAGGAAGCGTGA
- a CDS encoding lysophospholipase, which yields MKRISCKSGGSRARMAARLGGLLLAPLLLTQCATNYSLVAERPEEAVRNETFGYRKWMRPEATPQTVVIGVHGFCGAAIDYENLGKRLLKDQPKIAVYAYEVRGQGKDPLKERRGDIDDPNLWFSDLAKFSGMVRTKHPNARIVWFGESMGALIVSHAYENAIAAGQSPPCDAIVLSSPIVKFREDFPKWKKDLVHGAAEVAPTARLSLETIAGGQQVQMTHDTLHSEQAETNAWHIDKHTLRLLVALSDLIDGMPACAQTFKVPTLVLNGGKDFFSSAADVESFYGNIPKESRSHKYYPDSYHLLMYDDKKEQVIGDVERWLVKLPNAKN from the coding sequence ATGAAGCGCATTTCCTGCAAATCCGGTGGCAGCCGGGCGCGCATGGCCGCACGGCTAGGCGGGCTGCTTCTCGCGCCCTTGTTGCTCACGCAGTGCGCCACGAACTACTCGCTGGTGGCGGAGCGGCCGGAGGAAGCCGTGCGCAACGAGACCTTCGGCTACCGCAAATGGATGCGCCCTGAGGCCACGCCGCAGACGGTGGTGATCGGCGTCCACGGCTTCTGCGGGGCGGCCATCGACTACGAGAATCTCGGCAAGCGCCTGCTCAAGGATCAGCCGAAGATCGCCGTCTATGCCTACGAGGTCCGCGGCCAGGGAAAGGATCCGCTGAAGGAACGCCGCGGGGATATCGACGACCCGAACCTGTGGTTCAGCGACCTCGCGAAATTCTCCGGCATGGTCCGCACCAAGCACCCGAACGCCCGCATCGTGTGGTTCGGGGAGAGCATGGGCGCGCTCATCGTTTCCCACGCCTACGAGAATGCCATCGCGGCCGGCCAGTCGCCGCCCTGCGACGCGATCGTCCTTTCCTCGCCGATCGTGAAGTTCCGCGAGGATTTCCCGAAGTGGAAGAAGGACCTCGTCCACGGTGCCGCCGAGGTCGCCCCGACCGCGCGCCTTTCGCTGGAAACGATCGCCGGTGGCCAGCAGGTGCAGATGACCCACGACACCCTGCACTCGGAGCAGGCCGAGACCAACGCCTGGCACATCGACAAGCACACCCTGCGGCTGCTGGTTGCGCTGAGCGACCTGATCGACGGCATGCCCGCGTGCGCCCAGACCTTCAAGGTGCCCACGCTGGTGCTCAATGGCGGCAAGGACTTCTTCAGCAGCGCCGCTGACGTGGAGTCCTTCTACGGCAACATTCCCAAGGAGTCACGGAGCCACAAATACTACCCGGACAGCTACCATCTGCTGATGTACGACGACAAGAAGGAGCAGGTCATCGGAGACGTGGAAAGATGGCTGGTGAAGCTCCCGAACGCCAAAAACTGA
- a CDS encoding LOG family protein — protein MPKVRLSGTVLGHDDPGRAVRARLLYLLFGAGWDIYNSNGDQRITLSNIERKIIEADSFVFTPGATLEDMFKAISIFVGYQTLDRNLAGKPTVILNTDFSWDPFFSVLDHLNKMGTIKQDHRDFLLTAEDPEGVLKTLELGREKGIPDAGRHKIGECNGTSFENAVPPDYAGNVCVFCSATLEDPSYLADGRELGRLLAVNRLGCVSGAGRSGIMGAVVEGSVGAGGWTAGSNVPHIIELEGLPDGLSSFWLRPDIYTRMEVMMENSNAFVIFPGGAGTVQELLALMIFKHQQNPLMTGKPVVLFNRSNAAGVRFWDPLINLLSNMCKPGDFVVANELDDILPAIRLGLPQRETVAV, from the coding sequence ATGCCTAAAGTAAGACTTTCTGGAACCGTGCTCGGCCACGATGACCCCGGCCGCGCGGTCCGTGCCCGCCTCCTCTATCTGCTTTTTGGAGCCGGTTGGGACATCTACAATTCCAACGGCGACCAGCGCATCACGCTTTCCAACATCGAGCGCAAGATCATCGAGGCCGACTCCTTCGTGTTCACGCCCGGCGCGACGCTGGAAGACATGTTCAAGGCGATCTCGATCTTCGTCGGCTACCAAACGCTCGACCGCAACCTGGCCGGCAAGCCGACGGTCATCCTCAATACCGACTTCTCTTGGGACCCGTTTTTCTCGGTGCTCGACCACCTGAACAAGATGGGGACCATCAAGCAGGACCACCGGGACTTCCTGCTCACGGCGGAAGACCCGGAAGGCGTGTTGAAAACACTGGAGCTGGGCCGCGAGAAGGGCATCCCGGATGCCGGCCGCCACAAGATCGGCGAGTGTAATGGCACTTCCTTCGAAAACGCTGTGCCCCCCGACTACGCCGGGAACGTCTGCGTCTTTTGCTCGGCGACCCTTGAAGACCCGTCCTACCTCGCCGATGGCCGCGAACTCGGTCGCCTGCTCGCCGTGAACCGCCTCGGCTGCGTCTCCGGCGCCGGCCGCTCCGGCATCATGGGCGCCGTGGTCGAAGGCTCGGTCGGTGCCGGCGGCTGGACCGCGGGCTCGAATGTACCGCACATCATCGAGCTCGAAGGCCTGCCTGACGGTCTGTCCAGCTTCTGGCTGCGGCCCGATATTTACACCCGCATGGAGGTGATGATGGAGAACTCGAACGCCTTCGTAATTTTCCCCGGTGGGGCCGGCACCGTCCAGGAGCTGCTCGCGCTGATGATCTTCAAACACCAGCAAAACCCGCTCATGACCGGCAAGCCAGTGGTGCTTTTCAACCGCTCCAATGCCGCCGGGGTGCGCTTCTGGGACCCGCTCATCAATCTCCTCAGCAACATGTGCAAACCAGGCGATTTCGTGGTGGCCAACGAGCTCGACGACATCCTGCCGGCGATCCGCCTCGGTCTGCCACAACGTGAAACTGTCGCTGTCTAA
- a CDS encoding nucleoside deaminase, whose amino-acid sequence MDPFLQAAISEAAAGLSEGGIPIGSVLVRQGIILGRGHNRRMQQGNPILHGEMDALQNAGRLPAHIYRECTLYTTLSPCPMCSGAILLYGIPRVIIGENQTFMGEEELLKSRGVQIEVVQSPKCVDLMRRFIEANPTVWNEDIGET is encoded by the coding sequence ATGGATCCCTTTCTTCAAGCCGCCATCTCGGAGGCCGCCGCCGGCCTCTCCGAAGGCGGTATCCCCATCGGCAGTGTGCTCGTGCGGCAGGGTATCATCCTTGGCCGCGGGCACAACCGCCGGATGCAGCAGGGCAATCCCATCCTCCATGGCGAGATGGATGCCCTCCAGAATGCCGGCCGCCTGCCTGCCCACATCTATCGCGAGTGCACGCTCTACACCACGCTCTCGCCTTGCCCGATGTGCAGCGGTGCGATCCTGCTCTACGGCATCCCGCGGGTGATCATCGGCGAGAACCAGACCTTCATGGGCGAGGAGGAGCTGCTAAAGAGCCGCGGCGTCCAGATCGAGGTCGTGCAAAGCCCGAAGTGCGTGGACCTCATGCGCCGCTTCATCGAGGCGAATCCAACGGTGTGGAACGAGGATATCGGTGAGACGTGA
- a CDS encoding metallophosphoesterase family protein: MNDNACRWMESLAGSVTFQGDVHGNLRRLAKPGHPVIQVGDLGAGFVSPTAFREKVTKREDFRFIRGNHDDPAICRRDPRYLGDWGTARGIFWVSGAFSIDRGWRIEGRDWWPEEELSAAQMQAAFDAYAEARPRLMISHDGPASLFAGGGPMALLFFTPSSTATLLQAMLDHHRPEAWIFGHHHVSRDFFFKGTRFRCLAEFGALTLEFRKDGSFSWPND, translated from the coding sequence ATGAATGACAATGCCTGCCGCTGGATGGAGTCGCTCGCCGGGTCAGTGACCTTCCAGGGCGATGTCCACGGGAATCTCCGGCGGCTGGCCAAACCCGGGCATCCGGTCATTCAAGTCGGCGACCTCGGCGCGGGGTTCGTATCACCCACGGCCTTCCGCGAAAAGGTAACGAAGCGCGAGGACTTCCGGTTCATCCGCGGCAATCACGACGATCCGGCGATCTGTCGCCGTGATCCACGCTATCTCGGCGACTGGGGTACCGCTCGCGGCATCTTCTGGGTTTCGGGAGCCTTCAGCATCGATCGCGGATGGCGCATCGAAGGCCGCGACTGGTGGCCGGAGGAGGAACTGAGTGCCGCGCAAATGCAAGCTGCCTTCGACGCCTACGCCGAAGCGCGACCACGCCTGATGATTTCCCACGATGGTCCCGCGAGCCTGTTCGCCGGGGGCGGGCCGATGGCATTGCTGTTCTTTACGCCTTCCTCCACTGCCACGCTGTTGCAGGCGATGCTCGACCACCACAGGCCGGAGGCATGGATCTTCGGCCACCATCACGTCAGCCGCGATTTCTTCTTCAAGGGTACTCGCTTCCGCTGCCTCGCCGAGTTCGGCGCCCTGACACTTGAGTTCCGTAAAGACGGCTCGTTCTCATGGCCGAACGATTGA
- a CDS encoding class I SAM-dependent methyltransferase, whose translation MSPALETLMLPFSQGEIAVPSRALFLGAEPHPDLKDWPQVTGWQPLKPLADAWEKAGFARVDEPVGTWPLVMLLPGKSKDETLAALAKAHDLLENGGTLVVAMANTAGAQRFEKELEKATGKIATLSKHKCRVFHAVKDGTWDEGLLASWRALGEPREVDGFVVEAGVFSADHIDPGSALLAANLPKSLRGTVADLGAGWGYLSKAVADGCSGVKAIHLFEADARALACARKNLGEGNFEFHWHDVAAGLPGKYETIVSNPPFHTGQTSDLYLGKAFLRTAAAALRTGGRLFLVANRQLPYEPELEALGLVWRKPLENATYKLLFAEKRMGTTNDFRR comes from the coding sequence GTGAGCCCCGCCTTGGAAACCCTGATGCTGCCATTTTCCCAAGGGGAGATCGCGGTGCCGTCGCGGGCCTTGTTCCTTGGCGCGGAGCCGCATCCGGATTTGAAGGATTGGCCACAGGTCACCGGTTGGCAGCCGCTCAAGCCGCTGGCGGACGCCTGGGAGAAGGCGGGCTTTGCCCGGGTGGACGAGCCCGTCGGCACGTGGCCGCTGGTGATGCTGCTGCCAGGCAAGTCGAAGGACGAGACGCTCGCGGCCCTCGCGAAGGCGCATGATTTGTTAGAAAACGGCGGCACGCTGGTGGTGGCGATGGCCAACACGGCGGGCGCGCAGCGCTTTGAGAAGGAGCTGGAGAAAGCGACCGGCAAGATCGCCACTCTCTCGAAACACAAGTGCCGCGTCTTTCATGCGGTGAAGGACGGCACTTGGGACGAGGGCTTGCTCGCGAGTTGGCGCGCGCTCGGTGAACCGCGGGAGGTGGACGGCTTCGTGGTGGAAGCGGGTGTCTTCAGCGCGGATCACATCGATCCCGGCTCGGCCTTGCTCGCGGCGAACTTGCCGAAGAGCCTGCGCGGTACGGTGGCCGATCTTGGCGCGGGCTGGGGCTATCTTTCCAAGGCGGTGGCCGATGGCTGCTCCGGCGTGAAGGCGATCCACCTGTTCGAGGCGGATGCACGGGCGCTGGCCTGTGCGCGCAAGAATCTCGGCGAAGGCAACTTCGAGTTTCACTGGCACGACGTGGCCGCCGGCCTGCCGGGGAAGTACGAGACGATCGTGAGCAACCCGCCCTTCCACACCGGGCAAACGTCCGACCTTTACTTGGGGAAGGCCTTTCTCCGCACCGCCGCCGCGGCGCTGCGCACCGGCGGACGATTGTTTCTGGTGGCGAACCGCCAGCTCCCCTACGAACCGGAACTCGAAGCGCTCGGATTGGTCTGGCGCAAGCCGCTCGAGAACGCCACCTACAAGCTCTTGTTCGCGGAGAAGCGGATGGGAACCACCAACGATTTCCGCAGATGA
- a CDS encoding pseudouridine synthase has translation MKLVKLLANLGYGSRSQVESHLRKGVVTDIRGRVLGTKDFPPHAEILFKGEPLDHPAPLTLMFHKPAGYTCSTEDPGDTIYDLLPVRYALRNPVLSPVGRLDKDTTGLLLMTDDGQLLHRLISPKHHVPKTYQVTLDRPLEGHEAALFSGGELILRGEDKPLLPAALEVLGEKEARITLEEGRYHQVRRMFAAAGNHVVALKRVSIGGLALPNDLEEGEWRILGSTELVVVG, from the coding sequence ATGAAGCTGGTCAAACTGCTCGCCAACCTCGGCTACGGCTCGCGCAGCCAGGTCGAAAGCCACCTCCGCAAGGGCGTGGTGACCGACATCCGCGGCCGGGTCCTCGGCACGAAGGATTTCCCGCCGCACGCCGAGATCCTCTTCAAGGGCGAACCACTCGATCATCCCGCGCCGCTCACGCTGATGTTCCACAAGCCCGCGGGCTATACGTGCAGCACGGAGGATCCCGGCGACACGATCTACGACCTGCTGCCGGTGCGCTACGCCCTGCGGAACCCGGTGCTTAGTCCGGTCGGCCGGCTCGACAAAGATACCACCGGCCTGCTGCTGATGACCGATGATGGCCAGCTCCTTCACCGGCTGATAAGCCCGAAGCACCACGTACCGAAAACCTATCAGGTCACGCTCGACCGGCCCTTGGAGGGGCACGAGGCCGCGCTCTTCTCCGGCGGCGAACTCATCCTGCGCGGCGAAGACAAGCCGCTGTTGCCTGCGGCGCTCGAGGTGCTTGGAGAAAAGGAAGCGCGGATCACCTTGGAGGAAGGACGTTATCACCAAGTGCGGCGGATGTTCGCCGCCGCGGGGAATCATGTCGTGGCGCTCAAGCGAGTGTCGATCGGCGGACTGGCCTTGCCTAATGACCTTGAGGAAGGGGAGTGGCGGATCCTGGGAAGTACGGAACTTGTCGTAGTTGGCTGA
- the pabB gene encoding aminodeoxychorismate synthase component I, which yields MDPAATALVPLDGLTPAEVAASLAHLPGLVFFDTAGNLPASYGAPVSIIAARPREVLSGSIHEAADREKLRAALAKGASSPAPDRGFPLGGLCGWIGYDGEFVFGDFPEMLVHDHRSGRWHETGRLSAERRPAPMPRPEIGPFRALMERETFLDAVRCIHEWIAAGDIYQVNLSQAFVAEVRGPHLYGLYETLRECSPAPLAAFLSLGGKEILSSSPETFLRLSGRGIETRPIKGTRPRFADPDEDRRSAYELQTSPKEIAELVMITDLLRNDLGQVCEFGSVQVAEMLQLETLGQVHHLVSTVTGRLRSEVDHAAALAACFPGGSITGAPKKRAMEIIAELEEVPRGVYCGALGYLGYHGESQFNIVIRTLVRDGDTLSYHVGAGIVADSDPEKEYDETLHKAAGIRLAVERFTRR from the coding sequence GTGGACCCTGCCGCCACCGCCCTTGTCCCGCTCGACGGCCTGACGCCGGCGGAAGTGGCTGCCTCGCTCGCGCACCTGCCGGGGCTGGTGTTCTTCGACACAGCGGGAAACCTGCCCGCCAGCTACGGCGCGCCGGTCTCGATCATCGCCGCCCGGCCGCGGGAGGTGCTCAGCGGCTCGATCCACGAGGCGGCGGATCGCGAGAAGCTTCGGGCAGCGCTGGCGAAGGGCGCTTCCTCGCCCGCGCCGGACCGCGGCTTTCCGCTCGGCGGCCTGTGCGGATGGATCGGCTACGATGGCGAATTCGTGTTCGGAGATTTCCCGGAAATGCTGGTCCATGACCACCGGAGCGGCCGCTGGCACGAGACTGGCCGGCTTTCGGCGGAACGTCGCCCGGCTCCGATGCCGCGTCCCGAGATCGGGCCGTTCCGCGCCTTGATGGAGCGGGAAACTTTCCTCGATGCGGTGCGATGCATCCACGAGTGGATCGCGGCGGGCGACATCTATCAGGTGAATCTGTCCCAGGCGTTCGTGGCGGAGGTCCGCGGACCGCATCTCTATGGCCTCTACGAGACGCTGCGCGAATGCTCCCCTGCTCCGCTTGCGGCCTTCCTTTCGCTCGGCGGGAAGGAAATCCTGTCGTCGTCGCCGGAAACCTTCTTGCGGCTGTCCGGCCGGGGGATCGAGACGCGGCCGATCAAGGGCACACGCCCCCGTTTCGCCGATCCCGATGAGGACCGGCGGTCCGCCTACGAGCTCCAGACCAGCCCGAAGGAGATCGCCGAGCTGGTGATGATCACCGACCTGCTGCGCAACGACCTCGGCCAGGTCTGTGAATTCGGCAGCGTGCAGGTCGCTGAGATGCTCCAGCTCGAGACGCTCGGACAGGTCCACCACCTCGTCTCAACCGTGACCGGCAGGCTGCGCAGCGAGGTCGATCACGCCGCGGCACTGGCGGCCTGCTTTCCCGGTGGCAGCATCACGGGCGCGCCGAAGAAGCGCGCCATGGAGATCATCGCGGAGCTGGAAGAAGTCCCGCGCGGCGTCTATTGCGGCGCGCTCGGCTATCTCGGCTATCACGGCGAAAGCCAGTTCAACATCGTCATCCGCACGCTGGTCCGTGACGGCGACACGCTGAGCTACCACGTCGGCGCCGGCATCGTGGCCGACTCGGATCCGGAGAAGGAATACGACGAGACACTGCACAAGGCCGCCGGAATCCGGCTGGCGGTGGAGCGGTTCACGCGGCGCTGA
- a CDS encoding alpha/beta hydrolase, whose protein sequence is MKPLLALCCLVTALSAADDWKPLWPGEAPGAKRPPAGSETVTDGWRYGDIEVPQYIVHPAPAEKRTGQAVVIFPGGGYGILAMNHEGHDYAKWLNERGITGVVVKYRVSGKPELGYQFPVPFLDARRAIRTVRANAKEWGVDPAKVGVMGSSAGGHLASLCTTRFADTFPEEGKDEIDKLSARPDFSILVYPVISMGPNAHGGSRTNLLGKAPTPEMMEKCSTEKQVSKETPPVFLLTTADDFVDCRNSFDFAAACKANGVPVSLHCFEKGGHGYGLKGKGDLATWPALLDTWLKR, encoded by the coding sequence ATGAAACCGCTGCTCGCGCTCTGCTGCCTCGTGACCGCCCTCTCCGCCGCCGATGACTGGAAGCCCCTGTGGCCCGGCGAGGCTCCCGGTGCCAAGCGCCCGCCGGCGGGCTCGGAGACCGTCACCGACGGCTGGCGCTACGGCGACATTGAGGTGCCCCAGTACATCGTCCATCCCGCCCCCGCCGAGAAGCGCACGGGGCAGGCGGTGGTCATCTTTCCCGGCGGCGGCTACGGCATCCTCGCGATGAACCACGAGGGCCACGACTACGCGAAATGGCTCAACGAGCGCGGCATCACCGGCGTGGTGGTGAAGTACCGCGTCAGCGGCAAGCCCGAGCTCGGCTACCAGTTTCCGGTGCCGTTCCTGGATGCCCGCCGCGCCATCCGCACGGTCCGCGCGAATGCCAAGGAGTGGGGCGTCGACCCCGCGAAGGTGGGCGTGATGGGTTCCTCCGCCGGCGGCCATCTCGCGAGCCTCTGCACCACGCGCTTCGCCGACACCTTCCCGGAGGAGGGCAAGGACGAGATCGACAAGCTCAGCGCCCGGCCGGATTTCTCGATCCTGGTTTACCCGGTCATCAGCATGGGCCCGAATGCCCACGGCGGGTCCCGGACCAACCTGTTAGGCAAAGCACCGACGCCGGAGATGATGGAGAAATGCTCGACCGAAAAGCAGGTGAGCAAGGAAACGCCACCGGTCTTCCTGCTCACCACCGCGGATGATTTTGTCGACTGCCGCAACAGCTTCGACTTCGCCGCCGCCTGCAAGGCCAATGGCGTGCCGGTCAGCCTGCACTGCTTCGAAAAGGGCGGCCACGGCTACGGACTGAAGGGCAAGGGCGACCTCGCGACGTGGCCGGCCTTGCTCGACACCTGGCTGAAGCGCTGA
- a CDS encoding response regulator translates to MNRIAIVEDNTTVRASLAELVESIPGCECVGSFATGEEGLRRIPKLMPDLVMMDIHLPNLSGIECTAKLKQQLPELRVLILTVYEDGDKIFDALKAGASGYILKRSKPQDIIEAIREILAGGAPMTPEIALKVVESFRKPAAAASTETTSLSRRETEVLQGLAKGLANKEIADQLSMGVETVRWHLKQIYEKLHVRCRTEAALKFLGMQEGGGS, encoded by the coding sequence ATGAACCGCATCGCCATCGTCGAAGACAACACGACCGTCCGCGCCAGCCTCGCCGAATTGGTCGAGTCGATCCCGGGTTGCGAATGCGTGGGCAGCTTCGCCACGGGCGAGGAAGGCCTGCGGCGGATCCCGAAGCTGATGCCCGACCTGGTGATGATGGACATTCACTTGCCGAATCTTTCCGGCATCGAGTGCACCGCCAAGCTCAAGCAACAGCTCCCCGAACTGCGGGTGCTCATCCTCACGGTCTATGAAGACGGCGACAAGATCTTCGACGCTCTCAAGGCCGGCGCGAGCGGCTACATCCTCAAGCGCAGCAAGCCGCAGGACATCATCGAGGCGATCCGCGAGATCCTCGCCGGCGGTGCGCCGATGACGCCGGAGATCGCGCTCAAGGTGGTCGAGTCATTCCGCAAACCCGCCGCAGCAGCTTCCACCGAAACGACCAGCCTCTCCCGCCGGGAAACCGAGGTCCTCCAGGGACTCGCTAAAGGTTTGGCCAACAAGGAGATCGCAGACCAATTGTCGATGGGGGTCGAGACCGTCCGCTGGCACCTCAAGCAGATTTACGAGAAGCTCCACGTCCGCTGCCGCACCGAGGCGGCTCTGAAGTTCCTGGGGATGCAGGAAGGCGGCGGATCCTAA